A window of Dehalococcoidales bacterium genomic DNA:
CGGGAGATTACCAGTGTGCTGGTAGAGGGTGGCGGGATTCTTACCGGCTCCCTGTTTGACTACCGGCTGATTGACAAGGTGATTGCCTTCGTGGCTCCAATTATCATTGGTGGTCAAGAAGCCAAGACGCCTGT
This region includes:
- a CDS encoding dihydrofolate reductase family protein, which encodes REITSVLVEGGGILTGSLFDYRLIDKVIAFVAPIIIGGQEAKTPVAGGGVDKVIDAIKLERVRVEKFGEDLMISGYTTTTKNQLSRSSQ